One Nicotiana sylvestris chromosome 12, ASM39365v2, whole genome shotgun sequence genomic window carries:
- the LOC138882754 gene encoding zinc finger BED domain-containing protein RICESLEEPER 2-like → MAENIMIDKLIGESGPSNSNVTSQSQSVQSKVKRQRKKRSVAWEQFGQIIDLEGNQKGVCKHCKREYFVDSKENGTKSPHMANCTKMPLDVAKSQSKIAFKPIPGGNKGDVDIIPWKFDQEQCRKALYRMVIVDELPFSFVEKEGFMKYESCTTFFEFLHVELEWEMHKRIINFCPISSHRGEDMANSIINCLKEWGLQKIFTVTDDNASSNDVTVKELSKKLTKWGTNSMNGKYLHVRCMSHIMNLVVQDGIKESTVSIERIRQAVRYIGQSPARWKKFQECCDEGNLVRKSLCLDVPTRWNSTYLMLNRAIEYESAILEYADHNIGLSRHLEFVDIVDGSSCMYTFE, encoded by the exons ATGGCTGAAAATATTATGATTGATAAGTTGATTGGTGAAAGTGGACCTTCTAATTCAAATGTGACATCACAATCTCAATCAGTACAATCAAAAGTAAAGAGACAAAGAAAAAAGAGGTCTGTTGCATGGGAACAATTTGGCCAAATTATTGATCTAGAAGGAAATCAAAAGGGTGTCTGTAAACATTGCAAAAGAGAATATTTTGTCGATTCAAAAGAAAATGGTACGAAATCACCACATATGGCCAATTGTACAAAAATGCCTTTAGATGTTGCAAAAAGTCAATCAAAAATAGCCTTTAAACCTATTCCGGGGGGTAATAAGGGTGATGTAGATATTATTccttggaaatttgatcaagaaCAATGTAGGAAGGCTTTGTACCGTATGGTGATCGTGGATGAACTTCCTTTCAGCTTTGTTGAAAAAGAAGGTTTTATGAAATATGAAAGTTGCACAACCTTTTTTGAATTCCTTCACGTAGAACT TGAATGGGAAATGCATAAAAGAATTATCAACTTTTGTCCAATTTCTAGTCATAGGGGTGAAGATATGGCAAATagtattattaattgtttgaaaGAGTGGGGGTTACAAAAGATTTTCACTGTCACAGATGATAATGCTAGTTCAAATGATGTGACGGTGAAGGAGCTTTCTAAGAAGTTAACTAAATGGGGGACCAATTCCATGAATGGTAAATATCTTCACGTGAGGTGCATGTCTCATATTATGAATCTTGTTGTTCAGGATGGTATAAAAGAATCAACTGTGTCTATTGAACGTATTAGGCAAGCAGTGAGATATATCGGGCAGTCTCCTGCTAGGTGGAAAAAGTTTCAGGAATGTTGTGATGAAGGAAATCTAGTTAGGAAATCTTTATGTTTGGATGTTCCTACAAGATGGAATTCTACATACTTGATGTTGAACAGGGCTATTGAATATGAGAGTGCAATTTTAGAATATGCTGATCATAATATTGGCTTGTCACGTCATCTTGAGTTTGTTGATATTGTGGATGGAAGTTCTTGCATGTACACTTTTGAGTAG